From the Phreatobacter oligotrophus genome, the window GCATCGCCTTTGCGGAGAGCGGCTCGTCGAGCCAGCGCTACGAGATCGGCATCTTCAAACAGGGCGGCGAGACGACCCTCGCCCATGGCCATTTCGTCCATGTCTATGTGGATGCGGCGAGCCGCCGGCCGATCCCGCTTCCCGAGAGCCTGAAGGCCGCGATCGCCCGGGCGCGCTGAGCCGCATTGCCCCTCCGTCACGTCATGGGACATGCGGCCACAATTCGGCTATGGACCGCATGTATCGATTGCCGTGACGAACCGATTGCATGATTCACATCACCTCCCCCGGGCTGCTCCGCGCCGCGCTCTTCAGCGCCATGACGGCGCTTGCGCCGACGCTCGCCGAGGCACAGACGCCGCCCGCGGCCACCGAGGCGCCGGCGGCTCCTGCCGCAGCCCCTGCTGCGCCGCCTCCCGCGGCCCAGGCGCCTGCTGCTCCGGCTCCCACCGCGCAGGCGCCCGCTGACGGCGCGCAGCCGGCGACCGCCGCCCCTCCCGCGCGGCCGCGCCCGCCGCGGCCCCCGCCGCCGCCGCGCGTCACCGCGCTCTCGACCGATCCACAGCCGACCTATGGGCCGCAGACGATCGCCGTCACCCGGTCGGCGCTCGCCCAGTACCAGCAGATCGCCCGGCGCGGCGGCTGGGGTACCCTTCCGCCAACGGCACGCCTCACCAAGGGCCAGCGCGGCGGCGAGGTCCTCCGGCTGAAGCAGCGGCTCGCCGCCGAGGGTGACCTTCCCGCACAGTTCGCCAGCGGCGACCTCTTCGACGATGCCACCTTCGCCGCCGTGCAGCGCTTCCAGCGCCGCGTCGGCCTGCTGCCTTCGGGCATCGTCGCGGCGGCGACCATCCGCCAGCTCAACATTCCCGTCGAGGCGCGCATCCGCTCTCTGGAGAAGTCGCTGGAGCGGCTCGCCGAGAGCCGTTTCGCCTTCGGTCCGCGCTACGTCATCGTCAACATTCCCGCCGCTGCCGCGGAGGCCATCGAGGGCGACGTGGTCAAGCGCCGCCACGTGGTCATCGTCGGCAAGCAGGCCCATGCCTCGCCCATGGTCGAGACACGGCTGACGGTGGTGAACTTCAATCCGACCTGGACGATCCCCACCTCGATCATCAAGCGCGACATCATCCCGCGCATGCGCCGCAACCCCGCGACCCTCGCCAACATGCGGGTGCGCATCCTCGACCGCTCCGGCAACGAGGTGAACCCGGCGGCCATCGACTGGTCGACCGAGCGGGCGGTGAACTACACGCTGCGGCAGGATCCCGGCCCCGGCAATTCGCTGGGCCGCGTGCGCATCGACATGCCGAACACGGAAGCGGTGTTCATGCACGACACGCCGTCGCGCGGGCTGTTCCAGTCCGACAGCCGCACGCTCTCCTCGGGCTGCGTGCGCGTCGCCGACGTCTCCGACTTCGTCACCTGGCTGCTGGGCCCCCAAGGCTTCACCAAGGAGCAGGTGGTCGAGGGCATGACGCAGACGCAGCGCCGCGACGTGAGGCTGACGCAGGCCGTGCCGGTCGCCTGGGTCTATCTGACCGGCTGGTCAGCGCCGGACGGCACCGTGCAGTTCCGTGACGACATCTATGGCTGGGACGCGCCGGGCGCGCCGCCACAGGCGATCGTCAGGCCGGTCCAGCGGCAGGCGCCGCCGCCGGTCGAGGTCGCACCGCAGGTGCAGCAGGCCCCGCCCCCGCCGCAGAACTTCTTCGAGAGCATCTTCGGCACCCAGCGCGGGCCGTCAGCCGACGCGCGCTACTGAGCCCATGCCGCTGCCGAACCGCGTCGATCCCTTCGGAGCGATCGCGGCGGTGCCGGAGCGCGGGCTCTTCCTCGGCAATCGCGGCGGCCGCTTCCATCGCGACGACCGCACCATCGGGCCGCGCCCCTGGGCCTCGCGGCAATGGATCTGCTGTGTCCTGTCGTTCAAGGGGCGGCGGCGCACGCCGCTGATGGGCCGCGGCTATACCGAGCTCTTCTTCCTCGACGAGGCAACGGCGCTCGCCGCCGGCCACCGGCCCTGCTTCGAGTGCCGGCGGGCGGATGCGACGCGCTTCGCCGCCGCCTGGGCGCGGGCGAAGGGGCTGCCAGCACCGCCCAAGGCGCCGGACATGGACGCCGTGCTGCATGCGGAGCGACTGGAGGGCCGGGTGAAGCGGACCTGGAAGGCAGAGGCGGCGGGTCTGCCTGATGGGGCGATGATCGCGGTCGGGGGGCAGGCTTTCGCGGTGAGAGGCGGAATGACGTTGGCGTGGTCGTATGGCGGCTATGGGGAGGGGACGCCGCTTCCATCGGGACCCGTGGATGTGCTCACGCCCGCTGCCATCGTGGCGGCGCTGCAAAACGGTTTCACTCCGCTCTGGCATCCAAGCGCTCGTTGAGGATGGCGCTGCAGACCGCAAGTGCGTCCTTCGAGGCTCGCCCTACGGGCTCGCACCTCAGGATGAAGATGGGTGTGGACTGCAGGCAAGGTGCTGCCGCAAAGGACAGCAACGTCCATGCAACGCTCAACCGCCCTCATCCTGAGGTGCGAGCCCGTAGGGCGAGCCTCGAAGGACGCAGTTCGGTCCTGCAGATCGACCGCCCCTTTAGAACAGCCCCTCAATCAGCCCTTCCGCGCTGACATGGATCGCCTCGGCCGCCGGCAGCTTGGGCAGGCCCGGCATGGTCATGATGTCTCCGCAGATCGCCACGACGAAGCCGGCGCCGGCGGAGAGCCTGACCTCGCGCACCGGCACGGTGTGTCCGGTCGGTGCACCCAGCAGGCTCGGATCGGCGGAGAAGGAATATTGCGTCTTCGCCATGCAGACCGGCAGGTGGCCATAGCCCGCAGCCTCGAAGGCCTTGAGGTCGGCGGCGGCCTTGGGCGCGATGGCGATGTCGTCGGCGCGGTAGATCCGGGTCGCGACCGAGAGGATCTTGCCCTCGAGCGACAGGTTGTCCGGATAGAGCGGCTGGAAATGCGCCGTGCCGCCCTCGCAGAGCGCCACGACCTTGCGGGCGAGGTCCTCGGCCCCCGCCGCCCCATCCGCCCAGTGGCGGCACTGCACCGCCTCGACGCCGAATTCGTCGCGGCAGATGTCGGCGATGAGCTGGTGCTCGGCCGCCGTGTCGGTGGTGAAGTGGTTGATGGCGACCACCACCGGCACGCCGAAGGCGCGGACATTCTCGACATGGCGGCCGAGATTGACGATGCCGGCGCGAAGGGCTTCGAGGTTCTCGCGCGCGAGGTCGGCCTTGGCGACGCCGCCGTTCATCTTCAGAGCGCGGACGGTGGCGACGACGACAGCGGCGTCGGGCTTGAGGCCGGCCTTGCGGCACTTGATGTCGAAGAACTTCTCGGCCCCGAGATCGGCGCCGAAGCCCGCCTCGGTCACCACGTAGTCGCCGAGCTTCAGCGCAGTGCGGGTGGCGATTACCGAGTTGCAGCCATGGGCGATGTTGGCGAAGGGACCGCCATGGATGAGGGCGGGCGAGCCCTCGATGGTCTGGACGAGGTTCGGCTTGATCGCGTCCTTGAGCAGCGCCGTCATGGCGCCGGCGGCGTTTAGCTGGCCGGCGGTGACCGGCTTCTTGTCGCGGGTATAGGCGACGACGATGCGCGATAGCCGCGCCTCGAGGTCGGCGAGATCATCGGCGAGGCAGAAGCAGGCCATGACCTCGGAGGCCACCGTGATGTCGAAGCCGTCCTCGCGGGAATAGCCGTTGCCGGCGCCGCCTAGGCCGTTGACGATAGCGCGCAGCGCCCGGTCGTTCATGTCGAGCACGCGACGCCAGACGATGCGGCGGGTGTCGATCGCCAGCGCATTGCCCCAGTAGACGTGGTTGTCGACCAGGGCGGCGAGGAGGTTGTGCGCCGAGGTTATGGCGTGGAAATCGCCGGTGAAGTGGAGGTTGATCGCCTCCATGGGGAGGACCTGCGCCTTGCCGCCGCCGGTGGCGCCGCCCTTGGTGCCGAAGACCGGGCCGAGGGAGGGCTCGCGCAAGGCGATGACCGCCCGCTTGCCGATGCGGTTGAGGCCGTCGCCGAGGCCGATCGTGGTGGTGGTCTTGCCCTCGCCGGCTGGCGTCGGGTTGATGGCGGTGACGAGGACGAGCTTGCCGTCCGCCCGGCCCTTCAGCCCCGCGAGATAGCCTTCGTCCAGCTTGGCGATGTGCTTGCCATAGGGCTCCAGCGCATCGACCGGGATTCCCGCCGTCGCGGCGACCTCGGCGATGGGGCGGAGGGTCGCGGCGCGGGCAACGGCGAGGTCATGGGACATGAGCGATGATCTGCGCTGGAGGACGGGGCTTGGTGATCGTGCGGGGCGCGATTAAAGCCTGCGCGGGCGCGCTGGCAAGGGGACAGGTCTTGTGAGCGGTTGCCGTATCGCAGAACGGGCGTTCTGTTCGGACGTTCTGTTGGGAGGGTTGCAATGTCGGAACCGCGGCTGATCGGCGTCGATTGGGGCACGACCTCGTTCCGCGCCGTGCTGATGGACGGCGACGGCGCGATCCTCGACCGGACGGCGAGCGGCGACGGGCTGCTGTCGGTGACCGACCGCGGTTTCGAGGCGGTGCTGGAGCGGGCCGTCGGCGGCTGGGACAGGGCCCGCGCCCTGCCTGTCATCGCCTCCGGCATGGTGACCAGCCGCAGCGGCTGGGTGGAGACCGCCTACCTCCCCTGCCCTGCGGGGGCTGCGGAACTCGCCGGCGCCCTCACCCGCTTCACCACGGAGGGCGGGCGGCGGATCGCACTCATCACCGGCCTGTCGTTCCGCCATGCCGACGGCGCGCCGGACGTCATGCGCGGCGAAGAGACGCAGATCGCCAGTCTGCGGCTTGCCGGCACCCGGCTCGCGGTCATGCCGGGCACCCATTCCAAATGGGTGCGGGTGGAGGATGGGCGGATCACAGCCTTCCGGACGGCGATGACGGGCGATGCCTTCGCGGCGCTGCGCGACCACACCGTGCTGAAGCTGACGACGGCGGAGCGTGCCGACGCGCCGGAGGCTTTCGCCGCCGGGGTGGCGCTTGGGGCGGCGGAGAGCGGCGCGGGCCTGCTCGGCAAGCTGTTCCGCCAGCGGGCGGGGAGCCTCCTCGGCGACTTTCCCGCTTCCGAGACGGCGGAGCGGCTGTCGGGCCTGCTCATCGGCACGGAGATCGCCGAGGCCCGCCATTTCGCGCCGGATGTCAGCGGATCGATGGTGATCGTCGGCGGCGAGGCACTGGCGGCGCGCTATGCGGCAGCGCTGGACGTGCTTGGCATTGCCCATGAAACGGCCCCGGCCGATGCGGCCTTTGCCGGTCAGGTCCGGATCGCAGTGGCGGCCGGGCTGGTGTGAGGAGCCCCATCAAGGGACTCTCGACTAGGAATATTATCCTTGACAGCGTGACGCTGGTCGGGTAGTTTCCGTCCATGTTCGAGGACTGCGCCCGATGGTCTGCCGGGCTGCCCCTCGGGCTCAATCCATCCCCGGCTTGCCCTGCCGCATCTTCTTCACGCCCGCGCGCTTCTGCTTGCCCTCGAGCCGCCGCTCCTTCGACGCCCGGGTCGGCTTCGTTGCGATGCGCCGTTTCGGCCGCACGGCCGCCTTGGCCACCATCTCGACCAGGCGGGCGAGGGCATCCTCGCGGTTCATGTCCTGGGAGCGGAAGCGGTCCGCCTGGATGACGATGACGCCATCCTTGGTCAGCTTCGACCCGGCCAGCGGCACCAGCCGCGCCTTGATGTCGGGCGGCAGCCTGGAGGCCGCGAGGTTGAAGCGCAGTTCGCAGGCGGTCGAGACCTTGTTGACGTTCTGCCCGCCAGGGCCGGAGGCGCGGACGAAGCTGTAGCTCACGTCGTCCGGGTCGAGGTCGAGGAAGGATGTGACGGGGATCGGATCGGCCATGATGCCGGCATTGTCGCAGCCGGGGGGCGTCATGAGCAAGACAAGCGGCGCTGCAGACCGGACGTGCGTCCTTCGAGGCTCGCTTTCGGACGATGCTGCGCATCGCCGGGGGCCTCGCACCTCAGGATGAGGGGGAAAAGAGCTCTGCAGAGAGTGTGCCCACCCGAACCTCAACCTGTCATCCCCGGCGAGCGCAGCGAGGGAAGGGGATCCAGGGGCGGCAGGGATCAGGCGGCAGGGATCCGGGCGGCAAAGATTGCGTGGTGCGTGGCTGTGATCGCCAGGGGCCGAGCGGCCAAGCTTGGCCCCTGGACCCCCTTCCCTCGCTACGCTCGCCGGGGGTGACGGGATGGTTCCCTCCCGCCAATGGCCGTTCAACGTCCAACCGGGTTCATCCATCGACTGCGGTGTATTGAGACCCCAAACACAAAGGGCCGCCGGTCTCCCGACGGCCCTTCCGAACCTTCAGCCTGTTTGCCGGCTCACGCCGCCTTGGCGCGGGCGTCGAGCTTGGCGAGGCGGTCGAACAGGTAGTCCACCTCGGCGCGGGCCTTGGCCGAGAGCGGGGCGCCCGGCTTGCGCTGCGCGTCGGAGGCGATGACGCCGCGCTTCTTGAGGAGATACTTGCGCACGGCGAGGCCGGCACCCGGCTGCTGCTCGTAGCGGATGAGCGGCAGGTGGGCGTCGAAGAGGTCATGGGCCGCATCGCGCTTGCCGGCCTTCTGCAGGCGGACGACATCCACCAGCATGTCCGGGAAGGCATAGCCGGTCATGGCGCCGTCGGCGCCGCGCTCGCATTCGAAGTCGAGGAAGAGGCCGCCATTGCCGCAGAGGATCGAGACGTGGCGCATGGAGCCATCGGCCTCGAAGCCGCGCAGGGTCGAGATCTTCTCGAGGCCCGGCCAGTCCTCGTGCTTCAGCATCACGCAGGAGGGCAGCTCCTGGATGATCGAGCGGATGACCTTCGGGCTCATCACCACCGAGAAGGTGAGCGGGAAGTCCTGGATGCAGAAGGGGATGTCGTCGCCGATCGCGTCCACCGCCTGCTTGTAATAGGTGACGATCTGGTCGTCGGTGCGCAGGGTGTTCGGCGGGGCGATCATGACGCCGGCGGCGCCCGCATCCATCACCGTGCGGGCGAGCGAGCGCATGGCGGCAAAGCCGGGGGCGGAGACGCCGACGATGACCGGCATCGAGGCGCCGGCGCGCTTGATGATCTGCTTGGAGATGGCCACCGACTCCTCGGCGGCGAGCTTCGGCGCCTCACCCATGACGCCGAGGATGGTCATGCCGTCGCAGCCGCAGGCGCGGTAGAAGTCGACCATGGAGTCCGTCGACTT encodes:
- a CDS encoding L,D-transpeptidase family protein, with the protein product MIHITSPGLLRAALFSAMTALAPTLAEAQTPPAATEAPAAPAAAPAAPPPAAQAPAAPAPTAQAPADGAQPATAAPPARPRPPRPPPPPRVTALSTDPQPTYGPQTIAVTRSALAQYQQIARRGGWGTLPPTARLTKGQRGGEVLRLKQRLAAEGDLPAQFASGDLFDDATFAAVQRFQRRVGLLPSGIVAAATIRQLNIPVEARIRSLEKSLERLAESRFAFGPRYVIVNIPAAAAEAIEGDVVKRRHVVIVGKQAHASPMVETRLTVVNFNPTWTIPTSIIKRDIIPRMRRNPATLANMRVRILDRSGNEVNPAAIDWSTERAVNYTLRQDPGPGNSLGRVRIDMPNTEAVFMHDTPSRGLFQSDSRTLSSGCVRVADVSDFVTWLLGPQGFTKEQVVEGMTQTQRRDVRLTQAVPVAWVYLTGWSAPDGTVQFRDDIYGWDAPGAPPQAIVRPVQRQAPPPVEVAPQVQQAPPPPQNFFESIFGTQRGPSADARY
- a CDS encoding formate--tetrahydrofolate ligase, whose amino-acid sequence is MSHDLAVARAATLRPIAEVAATAGIPVDALEPYGKHIAKLDEGYLAGLKGRADGKLVLVTAINPTPAGEGKTTTTIGLGDGLNRIGKRAVIALREPSLGPVFGTKGGATGGGKAQVLPMEAINLHFTGDFHAITSAHNLLAALVDNHVYWGNALAIDTRRIVWRRVLDMNDRALRAIVNGLGGAGNGYSREDGFDITVASEVMACFCLADDLADLEARLSRIVVAYTRDKKPVTAGQLNAAGAMTALLKDAIKPNLVQTIEGSPALIHGGPFANIAHGCNSVIATRTALKLGDYVVTEAGFGADLGAEKFFDIKCRKAGLKPDAAVVVATVRALKMNGGVAKADLARENLEALRAGIVNLGRHVENVRAFGVPVVVAINHFTTDTAAEHQLIADICRDEFGVEAVQCRHWADGAAGAEDLARKVVALCEGGTAHFQPLYPDNLSLEGKILSVATRIYRADDIAIAPKAAADLKAFEAAGYGHLPVCMAKTQYSFSADPSLLGAPTGHTVPVREVRLSAGAGFVVAICGDIMTMPGLPKLPAAEAIHVSAEGLIEGLF
- a CDS encoding 2-dehydro-3-deoxygalactonokinase; translated protein: MSEPRLIGVDWGTTSFRAVLMDGDGAILDRTASGDGLLSVTDRGFEAVLERAVGGWDRARALPVIASGMVTSRSGWVETAYLPCPAGAAELAGALTRFTTEGGRRIALITGLSFRHADGAPDVMRGEETQIASLRLAGTRLAVMPGTHSKWVRVEDGRITAFRTAMTGDAFAALRDHTVLKLTTAERADAPEAFAAGVALGAAESGAGLLGKLFRQRAGSLLGDFPASETAERLSGLLIGTEIAEARHFAPDVSGSMVIVGGEALAARYAAALDVLGIAHETAPADAAFAGQVRIAVAAGLV
- the arfB gene encoding alternative ribosome rescue aminoacyl-tRNA hydrolase ArfB, with amino-acid sequence MTPPGCDNAGIMADPIPVTSFLDLDPDDVSYSFVRASGPGGQNVNKVSTACELRFNLAASRLPPDIKARLVPLAGSKLTKDGVIVIQADRFRSQDMNREDALARLVEMVAKAAVRPKRRIATKPTRASKERRLEGKQKRAGVKKMRQGKPGMD
- a CDS encoding dihydrodipicolinate synthase family protein, encoding MKANGTDLTTASGVYVIAATPFHEDGRIDEKSTDSMVDFYRACGCDGMTILGVMGEAPKLAAEESVAISKQIIKRAGASMPVIVGVSAPGFAAMRSLARTVMDAGAAGVMIAPPNTLRTDDQIVTYYKQAVDAIGDDIPFCIQDFPLTFSVVMSPKVIRSIIQELPSCVMLKHEDWPGLEKISTLRGFEADGSMRHVSILCGNGGLFLDFECERGADGAMTGYAFPDMLVDVVRLQKAGKRDAAHDLFDAHLPLIRYEQQPGAGLAVRKYLLKKRGVIASDAQRKPGAPLSAKARAEVDYLFDRLAKLDARAKAA